One window from the genome of Pseudomonas frederiksbergensis encodes:
- a CDS encoding LPS-assembly protein LptD, translated as MALKSPAFRKKFPLLVTGSLLALQPLASSFVVAAQQYDCSVSASGAWDCSPKTPAAALPPRPVHEGSAVADSGSAPADSDSGEVAGDKPMLVTEAKGRGLKTRSEDYSHLDWVPRENLTPAQLAETGPYCAGAYIEPSRPGMNDKTAKSDAPTFLGAKASRYEQEQQVATLAGDVVMRQGSMQVEADEASLYQAENRGELSGNVRVRDNGALIVGDHADVQLDTGEAKVDNAEYVMHKSRIRGNALYAKRAENAIIRLKDGTYTTCEPGSNAWTLKGNNITLNPATGFGTATNVTLRVKDIPVLYTPYIYFPIDDRRQSGFLPPTIGSGSDTGFLLVTPYYFNLAPNYDATLYPRYMSKRGMLMEGEFRYLTKSSEGQFGAAYLNDEDDERSGQTDYDKTRYMYNWQHKGGLDSRVFTEVDYTKISDPYYFQDLQTDQIGVESRDYVNQQGAVSYRGDTYTARLNVQATQMATISNITPYDRLPQITFNGALPQHPGGLDFAYKTEFVRFDRDLRTGNYVDENGVPDPFLDTNVRGLARATGDRMNLAPVVSLPMNASYGFIKPSLKYQYTQYDLDLDSRGKADIAAQGPEGDRLNGTYSSSQNRGVPIASIDSGLYFDRDTQWFGKNYRQTLEPRLFYLYVPDEDQSDIPVFDTSEYTFSYASLFRDNRFSGSDRVGDENKLSLGVTSRWIEENGFERQRISVGQALYFKDREVQLPGIDARTRDDAHSDVSPYALEYEYRWNRDWRTTAEYNWDPDTHSPRSGSAMFHYQPEDNPNKVINAGYRYRNDQIRYDENTGQWQVGGGDYGTPGSPGYVKDYYKIKQHDFSVIWPIVPQWNAISRWQYDYNRNRTLEAFGGFEYDNCCWKLRLINRYWVDYEEFSQAAPENEKGDHGVFLQIVLKGLGGLTGAKVESFLDKGIQGYREREDQAF; from the coding sequence ATGGCATTGAAATCCCCCGCGTTTCGTAAAAAATTTCCGTTGCTGGTCACCGGCAGTCTGCTGGCCCTGCAACCCCTGGCCTCTTCATTCGTCGTTGCGGCGCAGCAGTATGACTGTTCCGTCTCCGCTTCGGGTGCCTGGGACTGTTCACCCAAGACACCGGCCGCAGCTTTGCCGCCACGTCCCGTGCATGAAGGCAGCGCGGTTGCCGACAGTGGCAGCGCTCCGGCCGACAGCGATTCGGGCGAGGTAGCCGGCGACAAGCCGATGCTCGTCACCGAAGCCAAGGGCCGCGGCCTGAAGACGCGCAGTGAAGACTACAGCCACCTCGACTGGGTTCCTCGCGAGAATCTCACGCCTGCTCAACTGGCCGAGACCGGCCCGTACTGCGCTGGCGCGTACATCGAGCCGTCGCGCCCGGGCATGAACGACAAGACCGCCAAGAGCGATGCCCCGACCTTCCTCGGTGCCAAGGCTTCGCGCTACGAGCAGGAGCAACAGGTGGCGACCCTGGCCGGTGACGTTGTCATGCGCCAGGGCAGCATGCAGGTCGAGGCCGACGAGGCCAGCCTGTACCAGGCCGAGAACCGCGGCGAGCTGAGCGGCAACGTGCGCGTTCGCGACAACGGCGCGCTGATCGTCGGCGACCATGCCGATGTACAGCTGGATACTGGCGAAGCCAAGGTCGACAACGCCGAATACGTGATGCACAAGTCGCGCATCCGCGGTAATGCGCTGTATGCCAAGCGCGCCGAGAACGCGATCATCCGCCTCAAGGACGGTACGTACACCACGTGCGAACCGGGCAGCAACGCCTGGACACTCAAGGGCAACAACATCACCTTGAACCCGGCCACCGGCTTCGGCACCGCGACCAACGTGACACTGCGGGTCAAGGACATTCCGGTCCTGTACACGCCCTATATCTACTTCCCGATCGATGACCGTCGCCAGTCCGGCTTCCTGCCGCCGACCATCGGCAGCGGCAGCGATACCGGCTTCCTGCTGGTTACCCCGTACTACTTCAACCTGGCGCCGAACTACGACGCCACGTTGTACCCGCGCTACATGAGCAAGCGCGGCATGTTGATGGAAGGCGAATTCCGCTACCTGACCAAGTCCAGCGAAGGTCAGTTCGGCGCTGCATACCTCAACGATGAAGACGATGAGCGTAGTGGCCAGACCGACTACGACAAGACTCGCTACATGTACAACTGGCAGCACAAGGGCGGCCTGGATTCGCGTGTATTCACAGAAGTCGACTACACCAAGATCAGCGATCCGTACTATTTCCAGGATTTGCAGACCGACCAGATCGGCGTCGAATCGCGGGACTATGTGAACCAGCAAGGCGCGGTCAGCTATCGAGGCGATACCTATACCGCACGGCTGAATGTCCAGGCCACACAGATGGCCACTATCTCGAACATCACGCCTTATGATCGCTTGCCGCAGATCACCTTCAATGGTGCGTTGCCGCAGCATCCGGGCGGTCTGGATTTCGCCTACAAGACTGAGTTCGTGCGCTTCGATCGTGATCTGCGGACCGGTAATTACGTCGATGAAAACGGGGTACCCGACCCATTCCTTGACACTAACGTCAGAGGATTGGCCCGTGCTACTGGCGACAGGATGAATCTGGCACCTGTGGTCAGCCTGCCGATGAACGCAAGTTATGGCTTCATCAAGCCATCACTCAAGTATCAGTACACTCAGTACGATCTGGACCTCGACAGCAGAGGCAAAGCCGACATTGCCGCCCAGGGCCCAGAGGGCGATCGCCTCAACGGTACGTATAGCAGCAGCCAGAACCGTGGCGTTCCAATCGCCAGCATTGACAGCGGTCTTTACTTTGACCGTGACACCCAGTGGTTCGGCAAGAACTATCGCCAGACCCTGGAACCGCGCCTGTTCTACCTCTACGTGCCGGATGAAGACCAGAGCGACATTCCGGTCTTTGACACCAGCGAATATACCTTCAGCTATGCATCGCTGTTCCGTGACAACCGATTCTCGGGTTCCGACCGCGTAGGGGACGAGAACAAGCTGTCCCTGGGCGTCACGAGCCGCTGGATCGAAGAAAACGGCTTCGAGCGTCAACGCATCAGTGTTGGCCAAGCCCTCTACTTCAAGGATCGCGAGGTCCAGTTGCCAGGCATTGATGCCCGAACTCGGGACGATGCCCATTCCGACGTTTCGCCATATGCGCTGGAATATGAATATCGCTGGAATCGCGACTGGCGCACCACGGCCGAATATAACTGGGACCCAGACACCCACAGCCCTCGCTCCGGCAGCGCAATGTTCCACTACCAGCCGGAGGACAACCCGAACAAGGTTATCAACGCCGGTTATCGCTATCGCAACGACCAGATCCGGTACGACGAGAACACTGGCCAATGGCAAGTCGGCGGCGGCGACTACGGCACTCCCGGTTCGCCTGGCTACGTGAAGGACTACTACAAGATCAAACAGCACGACTTCTCGGTCATCTGGCCGATCGTGCCGCAGTGGAACGCAATCAGCCGCTGGCAGTATGACTACAACCGCAACCGTACTCTGGAAGCCTTCGGTGGTTTCGAATACGACAACTGCTGCTGGAAACTGCGCCTGATAAACCGTTACTGGGTCGACTATGAAGAATTCAGTCAAGCCGCCCCGGAAAACGAAAAAGGCGACCACGGCGTCTTCCTCCAAATTGTTCTGAAGGGACTCGGCGGCCTCACCGGCGCCAAGGTAGAGAGCTTCCTCGACAAAGGCATTCAAGGTTATCGTGAACGTGAAGACCAAGCTTTCTGA